GTAAATAATTCCGTGATATTTGGCTTTTCCAACAAAGCACATGATGGTTACCTTGGTAATTCTGTTATAGCCGAATGGTGTAACCTGGGTGCCGATACTAACAACTCGAACCTGAAAAACACTTACGACAATGTTAAAATGTGGGATTATGCCGAAAAAACCTTTGTCGATACGGGTTTGCAATTTTGCGGAATGGTCATGGGTGATCATTCAAAATGCGGAATAAATACCATGTTTAATACAGGAACAGTAGTAGGTGTATGTACCAATATTTTCGGACAAGGGTTTCCGCGCAACTTCATCCCTTCGTTTTCATGGGGAGGACCTTCCGGTTTTACTAACTATAAATTTTCAAAAGCCATTGAAGTAGCCGCTAACGTATATAAAAGACGCAATATTGACCTTGATGAAACCGAAAAGGAAATTTTTGCCAGGGTTTTCGATATTGCACATACATTCCACGGAGAATAAGATATTTTTTATTTCACGCTTACTCTGGCATTAATATTGACCACAAAGAAAAACAAAATCAAATTTGTCATATTGTCATATTGAAACATGAGCGAATCATCCCATCCTATAATTGCTAATTTATCTGATATACTTGATGCTGATGCTGAATTTATCCCCCTATTATCACAGGAGGATGAAGACCAGATGAATTCGGAGGATATCCCGGAAATACTGCCAATTTTACCATTGCGAAACACTGTCCTTTTTCCCGGAGTCGTAATTCCTATTACGGTAGGACGCGACAAATCCATCAATCTCATCAGGGAATATTATCGTAGTACAAAAATAATTGGTGTTGTTGCACAAAAAGATGCTGAGATAGAAGAACCGGCATTCGAAGACCTGAACCGGGTGGGAACAGTGGCAATGATACTGAAAACTTTTCAGATGCCCGACGGAAGCACAACGGCTATCATCCAGGGGAAAAAACGATTTAGCATTGAAGAGCCCCTGCAAACAGAACCCTATTTTAAAGCAAAGGTCTCGCAATACGGTAATGTAGAGACAATTAAACAAACCAAAAAATTTGATGCTCTCATTGCATCCCTGCGTGATTTGTCAATTCAAATTATCAATAACTCTCCTAATATTCCTTCAGAAGCAGCTTTTGTAATTAAAAATATTGAAAGTCCTGTTTTTTTGGTCAATTTTGTATCGGCTAACCTGAATTCGGATAATACCGAGAAACAAAAACTTTTAGAGCTTACCAATATTGAAAGTCATGCCAATCAGGCTCTTGCAGCTTTAACAAAAGAATTGCAAATGCTTGATTTAAAAAACCAAATCCAGAAAAAGGTTAAGATAGACATTGACAAACAGCAAAGAGATTATTTTTTAAACCAGCAACTTAAAACTATTCAGGCAGAACTGGGCTTCGGACAAAGCGAAGAAGAACTGCTTGAGATGAGAGAAAAAGCCAAAACAAAAAAATGGTCGAAAGAAGTTGCAGCAGTTTTCAATAAAGAATTTACTAAATTGCAGAGAATGAATTCTGCTGCTATGGAGTATTCTATGCAAATGAACTATTTGGATACGCTTATTGAACTTCCCTGGAATGATTTTACGGAGGACAATTTTAATTTGCAACATGCACAAAGAATACTTGATGAAGATCATTACGGGCTTGAGAAAGTGAAAGAACGTATTATTGAATATTTGGCTGTTATCAAGTTAAAAGGCGACATGAAATCTCCGATTCTTTGCTTACTGGGACCTCCGGGAGTAGGCAAAACATCTCTTGGCAAATCCATAGCCAGGGCTGTTGGCAGAAAATATATACGAATGTCGCTTGGCGGGTTAAGAGATGAGGCAGAAATACGTGGGCACCGAAAAACATATATTGGCGCAATGCCAGGACGTATCATACAGAGTCTTAAAAAAATAAAATCGTCGAATCCCGTTTTTGTTTTAGACGAAGTTGATAAAGTAATAGGAGCCAACATTAACGGCGATCCTGCTTCTGCCTTACTCGAAGTACTTGATCCAGAGCAAAATTCAACATTTTATGACAACTACCTTGAAATTGAATACGATCTTTCGAGAGTAATGTTTATTGCCACTTGTAACTCGCTTAGCACTGTTCATCCTGCACTGCGCGACAGGATGGAGATTATTGATCTGAGCGGCTACCTTGTAGAAGAAAAAGTGGAAATTGCCCAAAGACATCTTATTCCTAAACAATTAAATGAACATGGTTTGGAGAAAAAGCAGCTCACATTTCCGCAAAACATCCTTGAAAAAATTATTGATGAATATACAAGGGAAGCCGGAGTACGAACTTTGGAAAAAAATATAGCAAAAATTATCCGGAATAAAGCCCGGTTTATTGTTTCAGAAGAACCATATAACAAAAAAATTAATTCCAAAGATTTAGAAAGCGTTCTTGGAATACCTCAATATCAGCATGAAAAAAACTTTTCAGGGGATATTGCCGGCGTAGCAACCGGTCTTGCCTGGACTGCTGCAGGAGGGGAAATATTATTTATTGAAGTAAGTCTGAGCAAGGGTAAAGGAAATTTAACCCTTACAGGTAACCTTGGTGATGTAATGAAAGAATCGGCAACCCTTGCATTTGAATATTTGAAAGCCAACGCCATAAAACTTAATATTCCCCAATCTGCTTTTGACAACTGGAATGTGCATATTCATGTGCCTGAGGGAGCTACACCCAAAGATGGTCCTTCCGCAGGAATTACCATGTTTACAGCTTTGGCAAGCGCTTTTACCCAGCGAAAAGTAAAACAGGGAATTGCCATGACAGGCGAAATAACCCTGCGTGGAAAAGTTTTGCCTGTTGGTGGAATCAAGGAAAAAATTCTTGCTGCAAAACGGGCAAAATGTCCTGTAATTCTGCTTTCAAAAGAAAACAGAAAGGAAATAGAAGAAATTAAATCCACATATAAAGAAGGATTAACGTTTTTTTATATTAACGAAATGATTGAAGCCATTGACCTATCTTTATCACACGAACAAGTTAAAGATGCAAAAATTATCGAATAGCATTTCTATTTATAGAAAATTAATAATTATTATAATTATATTATTTGCATTTATTGCAACTATTGGCTTTCTTTTGCCACGCAGGATTACTATTGAAGAAAAAATCCAGATAAAAGCATCAAAAGAATATGTTTTCAAGAAAATAAGCAATTACTATGAATGGAAAAATTGGATGACACTTGATTACAACTTCGATACATCCTTAAAAGTACAACATACCGGTTTTTCGGGCGAAGAGGGGTCTTCTTCCGTTTTTTTTGGTGAAAAAATTGGCAAGGGAAAAATAACTACAACAAAAGTAATCAAAAATCAAATATTTGCATATAAATTGATTTTTGAATCAGGCAA
This Lentimicrobiaceae bacterium DNA region includes the following protein-coding sequences:
- the lon gene encoding endopeptidase La; amino-acid sequence: MSESSHPIIANLSDILDADAEFIPLLSQEDEDQMNSEDIPEILPILPLRNTVLFPGVVIPITVGRDKSINLIREYYRSTKIIGVVAQKDAEIEEPAFEDLNRVGTVAMILKTFQMPDGSTTAIIQGKKRFSIEEPLQTEPYFKAKVSQYGNVETIKQTKKFDALIASLRDLSIQIINNSPNIPSEAAFVIKNIESPVFLVNFVSANLNSDNTEKQKLLELTNIESHANQALAALTKELQMLDLKNQIQKKVKIDIDKQQRDYFLNQQLKTIQAELGFGQSEEELLEMREKAKTKKWSKEVAAVFNKEFTKLQRMNSAAMEYSMQMNYLDTLIELPWNDFTEDNFNLQHAQRILDEDHYGLEKVKERIIEYLAVIKLKGDMKSPILCLLGPPGVGKTSLGKSIARAVGRKYIRMSLGGLRDEAEIRGHRKTYIGAMPGRIIQSLKKIKSSNPVFVLDEVDKVIGANINGDPASALLEVLDPEQNSTFYDNYLEIEYDLSRVMFIATCNSLSTVHPALRDRMEIIDLSGYLVEEKVEIAQRHLIPKQLNEHGLEKKQLTFPQNILEKIIDEYTREAGVRTLEKNIAKIIRNKARFIVSEEPYNKKINSKDLESVLGIPQYQHEKNFSGDIAGVATGLAWTAAGGEILFIEVSLSKGKGNLTLTGNLGDVMKESATLAFEYLKANAIKLNIPQSAFDNWNVHIHVPEGATPKDGPSAGITMFTALASAFTQRKVKQGIAMTGEITLRGKVLPVGGIKEKILAAKRAKCPVILLSKENRKEIEEIKSTYKEGLTFFYINEMIEAIDLSLSHEQVKDAKIIE